A single region of the Nitrospirota bacterium genome encodes:
- a CDS encoding CBS domain-containing protein, whose translation MKKVPDLVICAPTTYVTEAAKKMEDFNVGCILITEDGSLKGILTDRDIAVSVVAKGKNPRETQVKEIMKTHLITGRPDWDLFEATKLMAEKKIRRLPIQTNGRLEGFVSLADLAPVFQRELDSFLEIESAPVGH comes from the coding sequence ATGAAAAAGGTACCGGATCTCGTCATCTGTGCCCCAACCACCTACGTAACAGAAGCGGCTAAAAAGATGGAGGACTTTAACGTCGGATGTATCCTTATCACAGAGGACGGCAGCTTAAAGGGAATCCTTACAGACCGCGACATTGCAGTCTCAGTCGTAGCTAAGGGGAAAAATCCCCGTGAGACCCAGGTGAAGGAGATTATGAAGACCCATCTAATCACCGGAAGGCCCGATTGGGATCTCTTTGAAGCCACCAAGTTGATGGCCGAGAAGAAGATTCGGCGTTTACCCATTCAGACCAACGGGAGACTGGAAGGATTTGTATCGCTGGCTGACTTAGCCCCTGTATTTCAGAGGGAGTTAGATTCCTTCCTGGAGATTGAGTCCGCTCCCGTCGGACATTAG
- a CDS encoding NTPase, producing the protein MRKNILLTGRPRVGKSTIIQRIAERLRSAGCKKIGGFYTSEISRDGMRIGFAIHTLNGRVGRLAEVGLECRHRLGKYGIDMESFETVALTALEDAIKMGGIVIIDEIGYMELTSRRFRELVVKALDSPAFVLATIMRSRFDFPDAIKARSDVEVITVRVDNRDRLVDEIMARFYL; encoded by the coding sequence TTGAGGAAAAACATCCTCCTTACAGGCCGCCCACGGGTTGGTAAATCTACCATTATACAGCGAATAGCCGAAAGGCTCCGCAGCGCTGGTTGTAAAAAGATCGGTGGGTTTTATACCTCAGAAATATCCCGTGATGGCATGCGTATAGGTTTTGCCATTCACACCCTGAATGGCCGTGTAGGACGGCTTGCAGAGGTTGGACTTGAATGCCGCCACAGGCTTGGAAAGTACGGCATAGACATGGAGTCGTTTGAGACTGTTGCCCTGACAGCCCTTGAGGATGCCATAAAAATGGGCGGCATAGTTATAATAGACGAGATTGGTTACATGGAACTAACGTCACGGCGTTTCAGGGAACTTGTCGTTAAGGCTTTAGATTCACCTGCTTTTGTACTGGCCACCATCATGCGGTCAAGGTTCGATTTCCCGGATGCAATAAAGGCACGCAGTGATGTTGAGGTCATTACCGTAAGGGTGGACAACCGTGACAGGCTCGTGGATGAAATAATGGCAAGGTTCTATCTATAA
- the amrS gene encoding AmmeMemoRadiSam system radical SAM enzyme — protein MREALLYDRLNNGKVRCRTCPRYCTILQGKTGWCTTRVNKEGKLYTLIYGLVASMAVSPIEKKPLFHFYPGSKWISMGTYGCNFRCPGCQNWSLSHARPPEWATYMTPEEVVSIARHHNCLGVSWTYNEPTIWLEYTIDCAKASKEAGLITHYVTNGYITEEALDGIGPYLDCFRVDIKGFTEGSYFKTAHIKDFSPILKATKRAKERWGMHVECVTNVTPGFNDDDSQFRGIASWIIEELGQDTPWHVTRFIPYHKLTDLYQTPVETLERARKIGLDVGLRYVYIGNIPGHEGENTRCHNCNKPLIEREGFVVMTYNLKGNQCPFCRTIIPGRFPKRYGEDYKTWEGYEVGVI, from the coding sequence ATGAGAGAGGCCCTACTTTACGATAGGCTTAATAATGGGAAGGTGAGATGCAGGACCTGCCCGCGGTATTGCACCATCTTACAAGGCAAAACCGGCTGGTGTACAACCAGGGTTAATAAGGAAGGTAAACTTTACACTTTGATATACGGCCTTGTGGCATCAATGGCTGTATCGCCTATAGAAAAGAAGCCCCTTTTTCACTTCTATCCAGGCAGCAAATGGATCTCCATGGGGACCTATGGCTGCAACTTTCGGTGTCCGGGTTGCCAGAACTGGAGCCTATCACATGCACGGCCACCTGAATGGGCCACCTACATGACCCCGGAAGAGGTTGTAAGCATTGCAAGGCATCACAATTGTCTGGGGGTTTCCTGGACATACAATGAACCGACCATATGGCTGGAATACACCATTGACTGTGCAAAGGCCTCCAAAGAGGCAGGTCTTATTACCCACTATGTCACCAATGGTTACATAACAGAGGAGGCATTGGACGGCATAGGGCCGTATCTTGACTGCTTCAGGGTTGATATAAAAGGATTTACAGAGGGATCCTATTTCAAGACAGCCCATATAAAGGATTTCTCGCCAATCCTGAAGGCCACAAAAAGGGCAAAAGAGAGGTGGGGGATGCATGTAGAGTGTGTAACCAATGTAACCCCCGGCTTTAACGATGACGATTCGCAGTTCCGGGGTATTGCCTCCTGGATTATTGAGGAACTTGGACAGGATACACCATGGCATGTTACCCGTTTTATCCCATATCACAAACTGACAGACCTTTACCAAACCCCTGTTGAAACCCTCGAAAGGGCAAGAAAGATAGGCCTTGATGTGGGTCTTCGATATGTCTACATTGGAAACATCCCGGGCCATGAAGGGGAGAATACACGCTGTCATAACTGTAATAAGCCCCTTATTGAAAGGGAAGGCTTTGTTGTTATGACCTATAATCTTAAGGGCAACCAATGCCCATTCTGCAGGACCATTATCCCGGGGAGATTTCCAAAGAGATATGGAGAGGACTACAAGACCTGGGAGGGTTATGAGGTGGGGGTGATTTGA